A genome region from Geobacter pickeringii includes the following:
- a CDS encoding carboxypeptidase-like regulatory domain-containing protein, which yields MRRALTNCLRYGIAIIMLVLAACGGGDGNRTPPLTGGTVTGVVRDMATGTPLAGVTVTDGSSTATTDANGVYTMPRPAGTYTLTVSAAGYGTTSRICSVPAGGSASFNWSLSRSPGVYWNYSAAQPGRMIPAATMNYVVVAWNDLGMHCAQDDYSYFCVLPPFNTLHVQVIQRGVGVVTSGITVSYAFPKKTDSARNTNFWQYAAKYGWNVPPNIGITGTPLAGTMAVDANNLGFVATGIPVTPYDDDGTWDPYGTATITVTNTATGAVLQTASVVVPVSTEMNCSNCHGMADTYLNILQTHDRRTGTTLAADQAKGVLHLCAECHADNALGLAGKPGVTNLSLAMHGFHRDKMVSTGSSQSPECYNCHPGPRTNCLRGIMSHAGQTCTDCHGNLSAMTTALQNGRKPWLEEPRCGDCHGSLHQENSATLYRNSIFTNSPDPKMNGQLYCAACHNSPHAEFSSTNHVDNGLPQKYQGDSYWLWNCYVCHTDYMPAPSTHQ from the coding sequence CTGGCGGGGGTCACCGTCACCGACGGCAGCAGTACCGCAACAACGGACGCCAACGGGGTCTATACCATGCCGCGCCCCGCCGGGACCTACACCCTCACCGTTTCCGCCGCCGGCTACGGCACCACCTCGCGGATCTGCTCCGTTCCGGCGGGGGGGAGCGCCAGCTTCAACTGGAGCCTCTCCCGGAGCCCCGGCGTCTACTGGAACTACTCCGCCGCCCAGCCGGGCCGGATGATCCCGGCGGCCACCATGAACTACGTCGTCGTCGCCTGGAACGACCTGGGGATGCACTGCGCCCAGGACGACTACTCATACTTCTGCGTACTGCCGCCGTTCAACACGCTCCACGTCCAGGTGATCCAGCGGGGGGTCGGGGTGGTGACGAGCGGCATCACCGTCAGCTACGCATTCCCGAAGAAGACCGACTCGGCCCGCAACACCAACTTCTGGCAGTACGCCGCAAAGTACGGATGGAACGTCCCCCCCAACATCGGGATCACCGGCACCCCCCTCGCCGGCACCATGGCGGTCGATGCCAACAACCTCGGCTTCGTGGCGACGGGAATCCCCGTCACCCCCTACGACGATGACGGAACCTGGGACCCCTACGGCACAGCGACGATCACCGTCACCAACACCGCCACCGGCGCGGTGCTGCAGACCGCGTCGGTGGTGGTGCCGGTCTCCACCGAAATGAACTGCAGCAACTGCCACGGCATGGCCGACACCTACCTGAACATCCTTCAGACCCACGACCGCCGCACCGGGACGACCCTTGCCGCCGACCAGGCGAAGGGGGTTCTCCACCTCTGCGCCGAGTGCCACGCCGACAACGCCCTGGGGCTTGCGGGGAAACCGGGAGTCACGAACCTCTCCCTCGCCATGCACGGCTTCCACCGGGATAAAATGGTCAGCACCGGCAGCAGCCAAAGCCCCGAATGCTACAACTGCCATCCCGGTCCGCGGACCAACTGCCTGCGGGGGATCATGTCCCACGCCGGCCAGACCTGCACCGACTGCCACGGGAATCTGTCGGCCATGACCACCGCCCTGCAGAACGGCCGGAAACCGTGGCTCGAAGAGCCCCGGTGCGGCGACTGCCACGGCAGCCTCCACCAGGAAAACAGCGCCACCCTCTACCGCAACTCCATCTTCACCAACTCCCCCGACCCGAAGATGAACGGCCAGCTCTACTGCGCCGCATGCCACAACAGCCCCCATGCGGAATTCTCCTCGACCAACCATGTCGACAACGGGCTGCCGCAGAAATATCAGGGAGACAGTTACTGGCTCTGGAACTGCTACGTCTGCCATACCGATTACATGCCGGCCCCCTCCACGCACCAGTGA
- a CDS encoding hemerythrin domain-containing protein, with product MKTDITQALVHEHTLILRMLAVLERNAILTAEGKYTYYRFYEDAVDFIRSYADRFHHAKEEDVLFEALVRNGMPRENSPVAAMLMEHDRGRAYVKAMEEAARAAAGGDATRNRDITDNALGYLTMLREHIDKEDNILYPLAERVIPQEMRGGIVAGYCTAEARTPADFEQKYREVLERYEAEAAPHAA from the coding sequence ATGAAAACGGATATTACCCAGGCCCTGGTCCATGAGCATACCCTGATCCTCCGGATGCTTGCCGTCCTGGAGCGCAACGCCATCCTCACCGCCGAGGGGAAGTACACCTACTATCGGTTCTACGAAGATGCGGTGGACTTCATCCGCAGCTACGCCGACCGCTTCCACCACGCCAAGGAGGAGGACGTCCTCTTCGAAGCGCTGGTCCGTAACGGCATGCCGCGGGAGAACAGCCCGGTGGCCGCCATGCTGATGGAGCACGACCGGGGCCGCGCCTACGTAAAGGCGATGGAAGAAGCAGCGCGGGCAGCAGCCGGAGGCGACGCCACCCGCAACCGCGACATCACCGACAACGCCCTCGGCTACCTCACCATGCTCCGCGAGCATATCGACAAGGAGGACAACATCCTCTACCCCCTGGCGGAGCGGGTCATCCCTCAGGAGATGCGCGGCGGGATCGTCGCCGGTTACTGCACCGCCGAAGCCCGCACCCCGGCCGATTTCGAGCAGAAGTACCGCGAAGTGCTGGAGCGGTACGAGGCGGAGGCAGCACCGCACGCGGCATAG